The genomic stretch TCAATTTTGAACCTCTCTCTTGCCGTGGACAGACAATAGGGAGGGACGGGACAGGACTGCTGGAGCTGGGCTGTGATCGGCGAACTCGTCCGGAATGGAGCTGTAAGAAATGATGGTGCTCTTGCGTTGTCCGCGTCCAGAAGCAAACGGAAAGACGCAGCTATTCGATGCGGCTTTTCTTGAGTAAGTAAAATCTTCCAAGATGGCAGACCACGGCGAATGTAAGTTGGTTGGAACCGGAGAGAATGAGATATAAgaaatttgttcatcttaataTTTTCTTAAACATTTGTCTGCTCTCGGCCTGGTCGAGTCGAAGCTCTGGAATTAGGTTCTGCCACCTTTCCCCGCTGGTGCTGGCTGTTACTATCTCATAATGCTTTGAAAATTACGTACCATCGTCGGGTAAGTGGAAGATGTGGATAGAGGAGGCCCTGGTACGGAGAACACGATCCTTTCCGCCCAGTTCGAACCAACGCTGCTCAGCGGAACATGTAATTTTTGTATCATTAATCACACTCTCGGGGTGCAGTAGTAAAAGAGACGGGCAATCATCGCTTTAAACTCCAATAGGTTACCCGATAGGGTGGCCGAAAACGAGGAATTTAAATCAATAGTAGCTGGGAGGATTGTTAAAATTTAATCGGTTAATTATTCATATTTTACAAAAGGAATCGAAAGTGGATTAGTTTTGTGAAACTTTTTTGGTTTGATCACTCTAAAGTAGCACCCCACGCTAGCAGATAACTCAAAGGCAGAGAGCCTGGTTTTCCACTGGTTCAACTGTCAGTGTCCGAACTGAGTGGAACAAAATTAAGAAATGATGTAGTTGTTTTTATAAATTATCCATCAGCTATTAACAACGTAATTGCGTATAGCGTGTCTTGGACTGGACGCGCGATTCAAAGATTTCCTTCTCATTTGCGCCttccgtatttttttttctctctctttagtTTCTTAGTCGTCGCTATTAAATCCTTCGCGCGCAAGGGCAGACTGGGCCGAGTTCGTGGCGTTCGTGGTACGAATGATTCAAATTAGCTGACTGATTGCGTGGTCGACGGGGGTTGCTAAGCACCTGGACTTGCCTGGTTCCCGTTGGCAATTGCGTACCGAAGGATCCGTGCCCGAACCGTTTTCTGCAGCTGGATGTAATAAATCAATTAAATTGCCCAGCGTCAATCGCGGAGCCGAAACGATACATTGTAGATTGTTAATTTGTTTCGATGCGAAAACGGCCCGCCTGAGTGAGGAATAATGTTGCTAATGTTTTCTGATAGATAGGTGAGATAAAAACAATTATTAATTATGGGATGAGGGCTGCTTGGAAACCGAATGATGGAAAAGCGGGGGGCTCGGATCTTCCTGGGATATAAATCATCATTCGCAATAAATATCCACGTGAAATTTTAGCAGATGTAAACATATTCGATAATTGTTTATACAAATTTATATCGATATTGCTACTTAATGAACTCTTGAAAATTAAATCGAAGGATAAATGCTGTATGCGCTGAATTTTCAAACCGCAAGAAATACAAAACTTTGAAGCATATTCTATTAacagagcatgagcatgagcatgagtatgattgaccgcccgcggttgctactccgttattgccagatcagctgtaattacacagagaaccaacagatgatgcttgggaccaacatgcatcctcaatgtgtaaaaaccggtgaccttaatctttatattaggcaataccagcgccggccgcatccgaatgcaggtcaaagaaggaatttgtataggaaaatgttgacgtgatactcgcttattggaagccgagaacacctctgcacttccacgagaaatcactgggatgttggagaaagggcaaggtacacagcagggttcgttttggtaaacgatgcgctgatttcgagtgtcgggttctttagaacaagtatcgcgcgaacaagctccgtcacgatattcataatgcgattcgaagtcattcagtttgacaatgttacaccgcaacaataaatcgtacgcaaggatactggacctttgatcaaattgggacaacttcaaataatatgatatctcctcgtaaggtgatcctctttacaccgaaatcagttgcgcgttgttgatctatatgtagataattcgaccttatggaggtaccgacgcggagtctctaggggttcggtcaaccggacattttctacctaacagatcgaccaacgacgtttctcgtatacactttgtctgctctaaaaaaacgataagataccgcgaaaaacgcttattacgaaaactaaccatgagtatatttctagCCAACCGTCGCGATactctgcgtacgacgcacgcGATGTAGCCCATGCTACTCGTAGCAATCAGCTATTTGTCGATCCCGAGTCAATCCCAATCCCGAGAAAAAACGAACGCACGTCGCGATTCTtgggaaggtatacatcgcgttttcgttaatcgcgatatttatcgaccggacgaaatcttcggttaaacagtcacagtgagacatgaacaagtatctgggtatacccctcgaaatcattatattccgaaaacgttaatataagtaaaattctcccgagccggaaacgcggtttacatcgaaacactacgacatttcacgccgattctctcttagttgtcgatgcgaatgttgcctattaaatagaaaaattggcaaagtttcatgcatacaaagccttaataatttaaaaatgaaaatttccatattgaccatCCATCGAGCTAATatagtcttaagtttgttaacaaaatgccgacctagtcattattggaacatagtatacaaaacataagcagcccaaaagctagaataatcgaaaaagtgaagcataagatttcatgtattatccACAACCATTGCTTTCGAGGTGAACACATGTTTGGCTGATAgaaccctacttgaagcctgaccgtgcaaaaacgtggtagatgacggattcgaggcatactatgcgtcatgttggctcattactaagttgagctacTCATTACCTAGGGTGTGATCctgttggaaagatagaaaaatggcaaagcttggtgtatctaaaacattaagtgcaaacatcaggtgtagatgtacatactaatccaaagtcttaaaaatattgataagaccaaaccaatcatgattatttcaggctgactaaataGTCATCAGATGTCAAACTCaactttattgaattttctattacctGTCATGCGAGAGTCAGTGCGTTCAAAAATTCATTGCACACGACATATCAGTGAATACATATCAATTAATCTATTCCaccataaattctaataaacaatACTATTACACAGAACTACACGAGAAAAAGGCTCCAGAAAAACACCTTAATTGCactctgttttcaatttggaCATTCAAAAGTTAAACATTCATGACGAGCACAATCAAAACGGCGTGCTACGTCGTTCCGCAAACTGGCAACTACGTGGTATTCGGTGGATCATCACATGATGTGAACCATATTCGAACGCGGaccatttaggaaaataaatataataccaAACGCAAATCGTGTATGTCGTATCGAGCCCATTGATAAGTTAACTCACCTGACAATTCTTAGTGCTTTTACTTCTATGCAGCGATTAACAAAAGCACTAACATTTTACTACTCTGCAGTAACCACACCGGAAAAATACTACATTTTATCCTCCGATGAGATTTACGAAGTTCGCGACTCAAATGCACCGTATGTAACTGGATTTTCGTTCCCCTTAGTCGAACCGGAGGAAGTCGAGAGACTCGAGAATTCGGTCTCTCAAAACGATCGCATCCGCGAGGAATATGTAGGTTTTTCAGCTGATTTCAATCGGGCAACATATGAAAACCTCTAACTATTTCGCAAGGTAAACTTTTTGACTCGCAAGAAACCTGCTGGAATGTCGATAGTTCAATTTCTTCCAATGGTTTTCTCGGACGAAGCTCTGGATGGATATAATTACAACGGATCTAATGCGCTCGGAAAATGCAAATTGCCCATGAAAGGGTATGACATATTTTCGCACTGCTTTATTGGTAAGTCTAGCTCAGAACGTCTTAAGTTTGTAATTGCAATTCCACCGTTGAAATACTGATTCCTATTTAATCTAAGAACTATGTAATTGGgatcttatttcaattaaattaaattttaaaaccgtTCCATGAGAATACTTTgttataatttgaaatgtttcagACATTGAATTTACCTGCGATGATTCTGTCACATAGCTGAAGCGAGACCTTTATGTCCCgaccggtcctggccaaaaatgaGACCCCCTCCCCACAAAAAGGGGAGAATCATGTGAAGACAAgctgttattgtatcttttagTGTCGCTTACACTCCTGATGTTACATCAAAGAGACTTCAAATAAGGTAATTTAACGTCgttataaacctattttagtattgtaggggaaaacGACATGTTTCTGACATtctacgtagatcagacacctgccAAACGATTTCTAAGACTTTTttctcaatataagacataatctGACCACCACTTTTAGAAATTAGCGCATTACGATCAATGATTATCATActccatattattttgctttgtggaaCATACCAAAACCataccaaaaccgttttcgtagaatcgtCGTTTTGCGCCCAATCCCCGTTCGATTCAAGATCTGTTCCTTTTTAAGGTAGGTAAGAAGATGCCAATATGTGGTCAAACTCTCGAAATTTCGATATTTGGctttggcgtcgaaaaaacatcaaaaatttccgatttctcaaaaattcgaaATGGCGCCGTTGTTGCggcttaagttgaaatatatccaaactcggggaaatccgctttcgcatcaaactacatcaaaaaatcatacatggaAGACGGAACCATTTACAGCAAAAATTAGAATATATTTGTCCTGTTGCGTTTCTTGGCCCTTCTAGGCTAAATTTTGACTAGATTCATTtcatttgtggcttttctggtcTAAGCTGctgaatttgaaattatttttgttatttttttgctggcattatttatgtttaatccCTTAAATAAAGCATAGTAAAGCATAGATAGACTGCCCGCAGTTGCACTCCGTGGTTGATCAAACCAACAGAATTGCAAAATGAACCAGACTAATGGTGCTTGGGACCTAGGATCAGCGTTACATTCTCATTGTGTAATTTTCACTGGTTCGAAATACTTTTACAACTAACCAAGAACGACGCTGGCCACGACCAAAAGGCGGTACTACTTGGGAAGAAGAGGGATGGTGATGCTCGTTTGGTTTAGAGACCGCGGGTTCCACTGCATCACTACGAGTATAACAGGGTAGGATTTGTGATCATATGAAAAAGAACAGCTTTTCTCCTTTTTGGTAAATGATACTCTACGTTACGCGAAATTAAACTTTCAATATCACAAAGGCTGTTGTGTGGGCTAATTAGAATTATAGATATTTACCAACTCAATAGCTTCAACATCACCAGTTTTCCTTAGAAAATCCTGGGAGCATATCAGTTACTAAAAATATCTAAAACTACTGAATACCACCTAACTATTACGCAGCAATTCTTCCATTAACTATATTAACGCGTTATGTAAATAATCCTCCATTTTCATCGATGAAATCTAAGATAGAATAGAAATATGCAGGAAAGAATACTTAGCCTTATTTATAAACCATATTTGCGCCGTCTAGGGTTCTATTACAAACATCAATTCGAATTTAAACTTTTCCACAATCCTGCGACTTCCACTCACTCACTGAACTAACACGTTTAACAGCTCACTGGCTTATTATCACAGCAAATTGTAACACTTGGCACTAGTGGCATATGTAGCTTAATAAATTTATGTATATACTTCTGTTGTCGgtttgtatttataattttcctgTAAAAACACGGACGCGAAAAATAAAAGACGTCTACTTGCGTTGCACGCTTGCTTCGATCCTTTGAAGCATATTCTATTAACAGATCATATAAAGTCGCAATAATTGTGAGAGGAAAAAATCATTGTTAAAAagtataataaaataataaaaaaataacattttcaagATATTATTGAAAGatcgaaaaaaacgaaaaaggtTATTCAAACCATGTAACAAAAGGTTCAACATTATCGGTCTatcatttgaaaattttttcaaatttatattagaaaaaaatttgagtGTTGGAAAATCTTTTATAAATATCTAACAAACTCTTTGGATATGTCTTTATCTTTATGAAAAAGCAAATAAATCATAAGAAATATATTGGAAAGTGCCGTTAAAATTTGCTCTGAAACCGTTAGAATGATCACTtgaataacattaaaaaaatataacaataacCGCTACTTAATTGTACTTGTGATATCTTATCACTCAACACTAAAAATATTCACTAATcacaaaaaacattcaaaaatattttaaaagttaTCAAAACCATGCACGAAATTACCTGTGATTATCGATTTCATATCTTAAAATTTTCACCATGGTAAGATTCAGCTCAGCGTATTAAAAATTGTCCCAAAAGACATTTACCTCTGTCTGCCcgctaggggtgtgcgaaactggcttttctggtgtcgaagcgaaacgaaacgaaattcacccttaatttcggtttcgccgaattagtcgaaacgaaatcaaggtgaatttcgagttctcgagacgaaacgaaattggtctatATATTTCgtgaaatttcgcgaaatttcgaaaaataaaataaatgtttctgaaacatagcattacaatgatttgtaacgttggagcgtacgaatccatacgtgatgaaatatttattttagcatgcaaatattttgagaaaaaccagtttaaattcaccaaagtacgtattttcatgccaatcaaaccaattgtttcgattataaaaatatttttat from Wyeomyia smithii strain HCP4-BCI-WySm-NY-G18 chromosome 3, ASM2978416v1, whole genome shotgun sequence encodes the following:
- the LOC129730252 gene encoding uncharacterized protein LOC129730252, producing MLEKGQVTTPEKYYILSSDEIYEVRDSNAPYVTGFSFPLVEPEEVERLENSVSQNDRIREEYVNFLTRKKPAGMSIVQFLPMVFSDEALDGYNYNGSNALGKCKLPMKGYDIFSHCFIGKSSSERLKFVIAIPPLKY